Proteins from a single region of Dama dama isolate Ldn47 chromosome 14, ASM3311817v1, whole genome shotgun sequence:
- the TNNI1 gene encoding troponin I, slow skeletal muscle, translating to MSGQRDSSPGPHSRLEPLWLHVPLSWHTSVLELAGCRELPWPSAVSCKPDSPLETKEGECPPPGPRHWGFRLGAGRGLDVEEGGSRLRGWAIGGLPEMALQGQPAGRLGWEPCPHRSSLNLLPSVHPLHRIRSVQAGPECGQPSWNMPLLWLKDSFLDLTAGRLTAPGPASAGGAGMRKPKITASRKLLLKSLMLAKAKECWEQEHEEREAEKKRYLAERIPALQTRGLSLSALQDLCRDLHAKVEVVDEERYDIEAKCLHNTREIKDLKLKVLDLRGKFKRPPLRRVRVSADAMLRALLGSKHKVSMDLRANLKSVKKEDTEKERPVEVGDWRKNVEAMSGMEGRKKMFDAAKSPTTQ from the exons ATGTCGGGTCAGCGAGACAGCTCCCCAGGGCCCCACTCCCGCTTGGAGCCCCTCTG GCTCCATGTGCCCCTGAGCTGGCACACGAGCGTCTTGGAGCTTGCCGGCTGCCGTGAGCTGCCCTGGCCT TCTGCAGTCAGCTGCAAGCCAGACTCACCCCTGGAGACCAAGGAAGGTGAGTGTCCCCCGCCTGGGCCACGGCACTGGGGCTTCAGACTTGGAGCCGGCCGGGGCCTGGACGTTGAGGAGGGTGGCTCCCGCCTGCGCGGCTGGGCTATCGGTGGACTGCCCGAGATGGCTTTGCAGGGACAGCCCGCCGGCCGTCTAGGCTGGGAGCC CTGCCCCCACCGGTCGTCCCTGAATCTTTTGCCCAGTGTCCACCCCCTGCACCGAATTCGCTCTGTTCAGGCTGGCCCCGAGTGTGGTCAGCCCAGCTGGAACATGCCCCTTCTATGGCTCAAGGACTCCTTCCTTGATCTGACT GCTGGGCGGCTGACAGCCCCAGGCCCAGCCAGTGCGGGTGGGGCAGGAATG agaaaacccaagatcactgcctcccgCAAACTCCTGCTGAAG AGCCTGATGCTGGCCAAAGCCAAGGAGTGCTGGGAGCAGGAGCACGAGGAGCGCGAGGCTGAGAAGAAGCGCTACCTGGCGGAGCGCATCCCAGCGCTGCAGACCCGCGGGTTGTCGCTCAGCGCcctgcag GACCTGTGCCGTGACCTGCACGCCAAAGTGGAGGTGGTGGACGAGGAGCGATATGACATTGAGGCCAAGTGCCTGCACAACACCAGGGAG ATCAAGGACCTGAAGCTCAAGGTGCTGGACTTGCGTGGGAAGTTCAAGCGCCCCCCGCTGCGGCGTGTGCGAGTCTCCGCGGACGCCATGCTGCGCGCCCTGCTGGGCTCCAAGCACAAGGTGTCTATGGACCTGCGCGCCAACCTCAAGTCCGTGAAGAAGGAGGACACAGAGAAG GAGCGTCCCGTGGAGGTGGGCGACTGGAGGAAGAACGTGGAGGCCATGTCTGGCATGGAGGGCCGCAAGAAGATGTTCGATGCGGCCAAGTCCCCGACCACCCAGTAG